The following DNA comes from Candidatus Neomarinimicrobiota bacterium.
AGTAGAGGTGAAAGCCAGCAAGGTAGCGTGCCAGATAAAGGCTTTGAAATTGTGTTTGGTGTGGTCCTGATTCATGCCGGCAAGATAGGAGGGGATCGGTTCAAGGGTTAGGGGATTCCGCCTCTGCTTTCAGCTACATCGCGACTAAAGGGCTCGCTATCACTGTCACCCCATTTAAAGAGTTGATATAATCCCAATCGCTTCTTTACCCAGAATCTTGATGTCGTTTTCAATTTCACTGCCATCCAGATCTTTGTCCGAAAACCAGCGTAATTCCAGGCTTTCTCCTGCATCCGGGGCGACTTCAAACGAAGCTGCTCTGGCGAAATAGATCATATCGATGTGCTGATGGAATGGGTTGATGTTTTCCAACAACAGGTGTCGAGGAGCCGGAATTTCCTGAGCGTTCTCAGACTGAATCGTGAGATCACCATGGATCAATTCAACATTCAAACCCGTTTCTTCCTTTACTTCTCGAACAGCAGCTATGTGAGGTAATTCGTCCCGATCAATATGACCACCGGGGGGCAACCACAATTTCAGGCTGCGGTGCAGATGCAAGAGGGTTTTATTTTGATATACTATAAATGTTGTGGCTGTAAAATGACGCGTAATTTCCATCGTTCTCCCGTGCTCCGGTTATAAGGCTGCAACGTGTGCGAGTCTGTGTAATCAACAAATAGTTAACTATCGCTTCAAACAGCTTTGTGTGCTTGCTGTCTGGGTGGATTCAATATAGGAAAAAGACCTCGACCCGTTTAGATTTTATGTCTTTATATAGGAGTTGTTTAAAAGTTTGATTCTCGCACTACAAAAAACATTGAATTCGTTGGTCTTTAGATTCATGACTATCTTGATCTTACCCCTCCTGGTAATTCAGAGTCAGCGGATTCATGTTAATCCTGAAACCCGTATGAAAGCTGTTTTTCTGATGAATTTCACTCAATATATCAGCTGGACAACCCTGGATACTGCAAAGGTTTTCACCATTGGTGTGTATGGCTTGGATGAGATCCTGTTGCCTTTGAAACAGCTGTCGCGAGAGAGAAGATCTGGTGGTCAGATCGTCAATGTTGAGCGTGTTTCCAGGGCTGAAGAGATCGAATTATGTGAAATTTTATTTGTTCCTTTTGCTCAAGCGGAGTCTTTTCATAAGCTGCGTCCAGATATCCCGCCAGAAAACATTCTGATCGTTGGTGAATCATTGGGTTTTGCGTCCAGTGATGGAGCTATCAACTTTGTTAAGCGAGATGGGAAAATCAAGCTGGAGATCAATCGGAAAGCGTTGTCTGATGCCAAGCTGTCTGCCAGTTCTCAACTTTTAAAGCTCGCTATTCTTGTCGGAGAAGAGGAAAAATTAAGTCGTGATTAGGTTTAGTGATCTATCCATTAAAGTCAAACTTGTCTCAATTCAGCTTTTTACAACGTTGTTTGTTCTGGTCTTTTTTGTTGGCATTTATCTATTTACTCAATACCGACAGTTTGAAGATACTTCTTTCAGTCGTTTGTCCACCTTGGGAGAGATTCTTGGTTCTAATAGTGTTTCTGCGTTGATGTTCTTTGACAATGAGGCTGCTGAAGATGTTTTGGAGTCATTGATTACCCAACCAGATATTCTAAATGCTGCTATTTATGATCACGAGGGCAAACTCTTTGCAACCTTTGATAAGCCGGATGTTCCTGCCTATCCCTTTTCAGGGATAACCGTTGAGCCTCGTATAGTGGGGGAGCACTTCTTCCTTTTTACCCAAAAGATCACTTTTGATAATCTGACGGTTGGCTGGATCACCCTTAGGTTGGATACTTCCAATCGAACAACCCAGTTGATTGAAGCGCTCTGGCAATCCCTTTTTATTTTTTCTATTGGCCTGGCTCTTGCATCACTGATGTCGATCCGCATTCAAAAACCAATTTCTGATTCTATTCTGAGCCTGGCCGGCATCACCAAAAAAGTTCGTGAAAGTGGTAATTATTCACTTCGGGTTGTACGAAAATCTCAAGATGAGATCGGCACCCTGGTAGACAACTTTAACGCGATGATGGAAAAGATCTCACATAATGAAAAACATCTTGAAGATCTGGTTGCTGAGCGAACCATGGAACTTGAAACGGCAAAAACAAAGGCGGAAGAATCAGACCATCTAAAGTCAGCTTTTTTGGCTTCCATGTCCCATGAGTTAAGAACCCCTTTAAATTCAATTATCGGCTTTACTGGAATTTTATTGCAAAAATTGGCTGGACCGCTTACTGATGAACAGAAAAAGCAACTGAGTATGGTCAAGGGAAGCGCCTCCCATCTGCTTGACCTTATTAATGATGTGCTGGATATTTCAAAAATTGAGTCCGGTCGCCTGCAGGTTTATGGAGAGGCTTTCAAAATAGATCTCCTGGTTATTATGACAGCGAGTGCCTTACGACCCTTTGCTGAGAAAAAAGGACTCACACTGGAGTATACTATAGCAAACGATATTCCTGAATTACACAGCGATAAACGCCGTCTCGAGCAAGTTCTTATCAATCTGATAAATAATGCCATTAAATTTACTGATGAAGGCTCCATAAAAATTGTCTGTTCTCGCCACGGAGAAAATCTCTCCATTGCTGTTATCGATACTGGACTAGGCATAAAAGAAGCTGATCAAGTACACATTTTTCAGTCTTTTCGACAGGTTGATACCGGGCTGGATCGTGTTAGAGAAGGTTCTGGGCTAGGATTGGCGATCTGCAAAAGGTTGACTGCGCTGTTGGGTGGAACTATTTCTGTTGAGAGTCAACCAGGGGTTGGCAGTACATTTACCGTTATATTACCCTTTAATTTGGAGACATGCCAGTGAGTATTCGGACACTTATTATCGAAGACAATGAGAACAATATGTATCTGACATCCTTTTTGTTAAGGAATAGTGGTCATGAGGTTTACCAGGCTTTTGATGGTCAAAAAGGTGTGGACCAAGCTCGTGATGTCATTCCGGACTTGATTCTTCTGGATATTCAGTTGCCAAAAATGAATGGATATGATGTTGCCCTGGCGCTGAGGGCTGACCCAACACTAAAAAACATACCCATTGTAGCCATTACCTCTTATGCCATGCCCGGTGACAAAGAAAAGGCACTTGAGGCTGGTTGTAATGGTTATATAAAAAAACCAATCAATCCGGACACTTTTATTGATGAGATCGAAAGCTATTTAAGGAAATCTTGACTTGAAGAAAATTTTGCTGGTTGATGACAAACCTGAAAATCTCTATTTTCTTGATACTCTTCTTTCCAGTAATGGCTTTGCTGTAGACCGTGCTTCAAACGGTGAACAGGCTCTTGATCTGGCCCGCAATAACCCACCTGATATGATCATTGCAGATGTGCTCATGCCAGTCATGGATGGTTTTGAGTTATGCCACAAAATTAAAACTGATACTTTATTAAAAAATGCCGCCTTTATCTTTTATACCGCCTCTTATCTTGATAAGGGTGATGAGGAGCTTGCTTTAAGCCTGGGGGTTGATCGTTACCTTTTAAAACCCCAGGAACCAGAAGTTTTACTTAGGGTTTTTAACGAGGTTTTTGATGAGCATGATGCGGGTAAAAAGAATGGTGTTATCCCTTTTCCACAAGAAAAGGATTATCTAAAACATCACGGTGAATCTCTGGTACGTATGTTGGAAAAAAAGATTGATACACTAAACAAAACTCAGCTAAAGCTGAAAGAAGAGATTGTTGTTCGCAAAAATACTGAAGAAAAACTTTCCGCGTTACTTCTTGAAAATGAAATCCTGTTAAAAGAAGTTTATCATCGGGCAAAAAACAACATGCAGGTTATGGTTGGCTTGTTTGATCTTCAATCAAGAAAAATGGGTGACCAGTCTGTTGAATCTGTTTTTGCCGAGATGGGTGACCGAATCTATAGCATGTCTTTTGTACACGATCTTCTTTTTCGTTCAAAAAGTCTGAATAATCTCAGCTTTGATTGGTTTATTACAAATTTTTCCCGTCAAATTATATCTCTGGATGAAACGGATAATACCAAGATTAATTTGATTTTTGAGATTGATCCCGTTCTGGTTAACATTCGGGTTCTTGTCCCGCTGGGTCTGGTCATTTATGAGATATTATCAAACACCCTAAAACATGCTTTCAGAAAGAGAGTTGAAGGACAAATCTTCATTAAGGCTTCTCTTAATGACGATGATGCTTTACTCTTAACAATTTCTGATGATGGTGTCGGTCTTGATCCTGATATTGACCTTTTAAAGAGCGAGACCCTTGGAATGTATATCATCCGTTCTGTTGTTGAGAACCAATTATTTGGAACCGTTCAAGTGGCTTCTGATACAGGCTTGACCTATACTATCTTCTTGCCAGATCTTCTCCTGAAGGATTAATGCTTTCCCTTTAAGGAGGGTTTTAATTATTACCAATTATTCATCCATAATTAATTCATTAAATATACTTAATTGTTCTAAATATTCTTTATAATATAGTTTTAATAACACGGTTCTAATAGTATATGTCACATACAACCACTCTAAATTCTTCACCCTTTAATTCTTTTGGATCATCTTTTTTTTTGAAACCTATACAGCAGGCGAGAGCGAGGGTATCTATAACTTTTTGCTTTAGACTTGATCAATAGTTTAAATTAAAACATCTTCTCTGAATAGTGTTAACTGGTAGTCGGCGTATTTATTGTTGGTGTTTTAACACCCTACCGATTTAATAGATAATTAAAATAGACTGGTAATTCGGCTTTGAATATCACCTGTTGTTTTGATTTTGGATGCAATACGGTCATGCTCCCCGCGTGAAGAGCCAGGCGCTTTATGCCTTTTGTTTTGTCACCATAAACTTTATCACCTGCCACAGGACAACCTATATCTGCAAATTGAACCCTGATCTGGTTCTTGCGACCCGTTAAAAGGTCAATTTCCACCAGGCTGAAGTGTTTACTTTCTCGGATCACCCTGTAGCCTGTTTTTGCCTGCTTGCCTTGCTTTGGATCATCTACAGCATACATCCGATGCACAGCATTCTCGGCCAGATAGGATGAAAGCACTCCTTCCTTTTCTGGCAAAATACCGTGTATCACAGCATAGTACTTTTTGGAGAATCCTGACCATTTATCTTGAAGAAACCGCTTGTCTTGCTCGCTTTTCGCAAAGATCAACACGCCAGACGTATCCCGGTCAAGACGATGAACGATATAGATGCGCTTGCGTGATTTTGCATTTCCTTTTCGGACATAATTGTTTAAAGCAAAATAGGCTGTGCGGTCTCTTTCCCTGGCGTTACTAATGGTTAAGAGACCACTGACTTTATCAACAACCAGAAGGTGATCATCTTCATGAAGGATAGTTAAACCCCTGGGTTGGTGTCGCTTTGAACGCCGCTTAACAGTTGACCGATCCATAAATATTTTCTTCTTGAAATGCTTTACCGTGCAGGCTTAGTCGTTTTCTTCGTTTTGATCCTGAGTTGCGTCTTCTTCTGGCAATACTTGATCTTCAGTGGCGTTTTGCGCTTGTCGGGCTTCTTCTTTCAGTCGGCGTTTTTCTTCCTTCTTTTTTTTCTTGGCGATATCTCTTTGGTGTTTAGCAAAAGCATAGTTTGGTTTAGCCATAAATCATCCTTTTTATTTTTTCAATTGTTAAAACCTGTTTTTCTACAAGTTGACAGATTCGATTTGTCTAATATGAAGGAATCTGTATTACTAAATTTAACTGCTGATGTTCTAAAATCGAGTTCTTTTGCATCAACTGATCAGATTTGTCTCTTGGTCATCGACCTGAAGATTGGAAGTAATCACGTTTGATGTA
Coding sequences within:
- a CDS encoding NUDIX domain-containing protein yields the protein MEITRHFTATTFIVYQNKTLLHLHRSLKLWLPPGGHIDRDELPHIAAVREVKEETGLNVELIHGDLTIQSENAQEIPAPRHLLLENINPFHQHIDMIYFARAASFEVAPDAGESLELRWFSDKDLDGSEIENDIKILGKEAIGIISTL
- a CDS encoding YfiR family protein; translation: MTILILPLLVIQSQRIHVNPETRMKAVFLMNFTQYISWTTLDTAKVFTIGVYGLDEILLPLKQLSRERRSGGQIVNVERVSRAEEIELCEILFVPFAQAESFHKLRPDIPPENILIVGESLGFASSDGAINFVKRDGKIKLEINRKALSDAKLSASSQLLKLAILVGEEEKLSRD
- a CDS encoding ATP-binding protein, which codes for MIRFSDLSIKVKLVSIQLFTTLFVLVFFVGIYLFTQYRQFEDTSFSRLSTLGEILGSNSVSALMFFDNEAAEDVLESLITQPDILNAAIYDHEGKLFATFDKPDVPAYPFSGITVEPRIVGEHFFLFTQKITFDNLTVGWITLRLDTSNRTTQLIEALWQSLFIFSIGLALASLMSIRIQKPISDSILSLAGITKKVRESGNYSLRVVRKSQDEIGTLVDNFNAMMEKISHNEKHLEDLVAERTMELETAKTKAEESDHLKSAFLASMSHELRTPLNSIIGFTGILLQKLAGPLTDEQKKQLSMVKGSASHLLDLINDVLDISKIESGRLQVYGEAFKIDLLVIMTASALRPFAEKKGLTLEYTIANDIPELHSDKRRLEQVLINLINNAIKFTDEGSIKIVCSRHGENLSIAVIDTGLGIKEADQVHIFQSFRQVDTGLDRVREGSGLGLAICKRLTALLGGTISVESQPGVGSTFTVILPFNLETCQ
- a CDS encoding response regulator, encoding MSIRTLIIEDNENNMYLTSFLLRNSGHEVYQAFDGQKGVDQARDVIPDLILLDIQLPKMNGYDVALALRADPTLKNIPIVAITSYAMPGDKEKALEAGCNGYIKKPINPDTFIDEIESYLRKS
- a CDS encoding response regulator — translated: MKKILLVDDKPENLYFLDTLLSSNGFAVDRASNGEQALDLARNNPPDMIIADVLMPVMDGFELCHKIKTDTLLKNAAFIFYTASYLDKGDEELALSLGVDRYLLKPQEPEVLLRVFNEVFDEHDAGKKNGVIPFPQEKDYLKHHGESLVRMLEKKIDTLNKTQLKLKEEIVVRKNTEEKLSALLLENEILLKEVYHRAKNNMQVMVGLFDLQSRKMGDQSVESVFAEMGDRIYSMSFVHDLLFRSKSLNNLSFDWFITNFSRQIISLDETDNTKINLIFEIDPVLVNIRVLVPLGLVIYEILSNTLKHAFRKRVEGQIFIKASLNDDDALLLTISDDGVGLDPDIDLLKSETLGMYIIRSVVENQLFGTVQVASDTGLTYTIFLPDLLLKD
- a CDS encoding RluA family pseudouridine synthase; the encoded protein is MDRSTVKRRSKRHQPRGLTILHEDDHLLVVDKVSGLLTISNARERDRTAYFALNNYVRKGNAKSRKRIYIVHRLDRDTSGVLIFAKSEQDKRFLQDKWSGFSKKYYAVIHGILPEKEGVLSSYLAENAVHRMYAVDDPKQGKQAKTGYRVIRESKHFSLVEIDLLTGRKNQIRVQFADIGCPVAGDKVYGDKTKGIKRLALHAGSMTVLHPKSKQQVIFKAELPVYFNYLLNR